A region of Larimichthys crocea isolate SSNF chromosome X, L_crocea_2.0, whole genome shotgun sequence DNA encodes the following proteins:
- the LOC104922934 gene encoding nocturnin isoform X2, protein MGGGATRLYSTLTQTLSSSPLPLPPPHLGPHPPVDTNLDPSFCQEQKQTDPAELLRQCEEALRDSPPRFHRKFTHLNDGDSAPSSPIRVMQWNILAQALGEGLDSFVQCPLEALSWSHRKYLILEELLTYRPHILCLQEVDHYYDTFQPVLAGLGYSSIFCPKPWSPCLDVEGNNGPDGCALFFDQSRFEFLDSVNIRLSAMRIPTNQVAVVAILRCRSTGRCLCVAVTHLKARSGWEWLRSAQGSDLLRHLQNLLEKHTDRPTGAPTSDIPLLICGDFNATPTEEVYRRFLASPLSLDSAYKKLSQGGLTEPEYTTWKIRPTGECCTTLDYIWYSQDTLRVDAVLDMPTEEQIGPNRLPSFSYPSDHLSLVCDFSFKEKE, encoded by the exons ATGGGTGGAGGCGCCACCAGGCTGTACAGCACCCTCACTCAGACCCTCAgcagctctcctctccccctACCACCGCCCCATCTGGGCCCCCACCCTCCTGTGGACACAAACCTGGATCCATCTTTCTGCCAG GAGCAGAAGCAGACTGATCCGGCAGAGCTGCTTCGACAGTGTGAGGAGGCCCTCAGGGACAGTCCACCTCGCTTCCACAGGAAGTTCACTCACCTCAATGATGGAGACAGTGCCCCCAGCAGCCCCATCAGGGTGATGCAGTGGAACATACTGGCCCAAG CTCTGGGGGAGGGACTCGACAGTTTTGTCCAGTGTCCCTTGGAGGCTCTCAGCTGGTCCCACAGGAAGTACCTCATCTTAGAAGAGCTCCTCACCTACCGACCTCATATCCTGTGTCTGCAGGAAGTCGACCACTACTATGACACCTTCCAGCCGGTTCTGGCAGGCCTGGGTTACAGCAGCATTTTTTGCCCCAAACCCTGGTCGCCATGTCTGGATGTGGAGGGCAACAACGGTCCGGACGGCTGCGCCCTGTTCTTCGATCAGTCGCGTTTCGAGTTCCTGGATAGCGTGAACATACGGCTCTCTGCCATGAGGATTCCAACCAATCAG GTTGCTGTGGTGGCAATACTACGTTGTCGGAGCACAGGGAGATGCTTGTGCGTTGCCGTGACCCACCTCAAGGCCCGTTCTGGATGGGAGTGGCTCCGCAGTGCCCAGGGCTCCGATCTTCTGCGACACCTCCAGAATCTGCTTGAGAAACACACCGACAGGCCCACAGGTGCACCTACCTCCGACATTCCTCTGCTCATATGTGGCGATTTCAACGCAACCCCAACTGAGGAGGTGTACCGACGTTTCTTAGCTTCACCTCTCAGTTTGGACTCGGCCTATAAGAAACTCAGTCAGGGCGGTTTGACCGAACCAGAGTACACAACATGGAAGATTCGGCCCACAGGGGAATGCTGTACTACTCTGGACTACATCTGGTACAGTCAGGACACACTGAGAGTGGACGCAGTTTTGGACATGCCCACCGAGGAACAGATTGGCCCAAACAGGCTTCCATCCTTCAGCTATCCGTCTGACCACCTCTCTCTGGTTTGTGACTTCAGCTTTAAGGAGAAGGAGTGA
- the LOC104922934 gene encoding nocturnin isoform X1 has translation METMVCPMGGGATRLYSTLTQTLSSSPLPLPPPHLGPHPPVDTNLDPSFCQEQKQTDPAELLRQCEEALRDSPPRFHRKFTHLNDGDSAPSSPIRVMQWNILAQALGEGLDSFVQCPLEALSWSHRKYLILEELLTYRPHILCLQEVDHYYDTFQPVLAGLGYSSIFCPKPWSPCLDVEGNNGPDGCALFFDQSRFEFLDSVNIRLSAMRIPTNQVAVVAILRCRSTGRCLCVAVTHLKARSGWEWLRSAQGSDLLRHLQNLLEKHTDRPTGAPTSDIPLLICGDFNATPTEEVYRRFLASPLSLDSAYKKLSQGGLTEPEYTTWKIRPTGECCTTLDYIWYSQDTLRVDAVLDMPTEEQIGPNRLPSFSYPSDHLSLVCDFSFKEKE, from the exons ATGGAGACTATGG TGTGTCCGATGGGTGGAGGCGCCACCAGGCTGTACAGCACCCTCACTCAGACCCTCAgcagctctcctctccccctACCACCGCCCCATCTGGGCCCCCACCCTCCTGTGGACACAAACCTGGATCCATCTTTCTGCCAG GAGCAGAAGCAGACTGATCCGGCAGAGCTGCTTCGACAGTGTGAGGAGGCCCTCAGGGACAGTCCACCTCGCTTCCACAGGAAGTTCACTCACCTCAATGATGGAGACAGTGCCCCCAGCAGCCCCATCAGGGTGATGCAGTGGAACATACTGGCCCAAG CTCTGGGGGAGGGACTCGACAGTTTTGTCCAGTGTCCCTTGGAGGCTCTCAGCTGGTCCCACAGGAAGTACCTCATCTTAGAAGAGCTCCTCACCTACCGACCTCATATCCTGTGTCTGCAGGAAGTCGACCACTACTATGACACCTTCCAGCCGGTTCTGGCAGGCCTGGGTTACAGCAGCATTTTTTGCCCCAAACCCTGGTCGCCATGTCTGGATGTGGAGGGCAACAACGGTCCGGACGGCTGCGCCCTGTTCTTCGATCAGTCGCGTTTCGAGTTCCTGGATAGCGTGAACATACGGCTCTCTGCCATGAGGATTCCAACCAATCAG GTTGCTGTGGTGGCAATACTACGTTGTCGGAGCACAGGGAGATGCTTGTGCGTTGCCGTGACCCACCTCAAGGCCCGTTCTGGATGGGAGTGGCTCCGCAGTGCCCAGGGCTCCGATCTTCTGCGACACCTCCAGAATCTGCTTGAGAAACACACCGACAGGCCCACAGGTGCACCTACCTCCGACATTCCTCTGCTCATATGTGGCGATTTCAACGCAACCCCAACTGAGGAGGTGTACCGACGTTTCTTAGCTTCACCTCTCAGTTTGGACTCGGCCTATAAGAAACTCAGTCAGGGCGGTTTGACCGAACCAGAGTACACAACATGGAAGATTCGGCCCACAGGGGAATGCTGTACTACTCTGGACTACATCTGGTACAGTCAGGACACACTGAGAGTGGACGCAGTTTTGGACATGCCCACCGAGGAACAGATTGGCCCAAACAGGCTTCCATCCTTCAGCTATCCGTCTGACCACCTCTCTCTGGTTTGTGACTTCAGCTTTAAGGAGAAGGAGTGA